ACCCGGGGAAAGGAGGATTTATCTCCGGAACCACCCGGAGGACAAAAGGTGATATATATGAGGACGAGAGGTACCTGGATTCCCCGAGAGCAACTACTTTCGGGATATTACAGTGGGCGATATAGGAGGATTTTTAAAAGAACCGGCCGGGGCTGTCTCAGGCGGATATCATCTGCCTTAATAGGTGAGGGAGAGGCTTGTGATGCACTGCGAGTGAAGACATGTTGTGGTTTTCGATGTAATGAATAAAATAAAAGATGTGAGGCGCGGGCCCCTTTGAAGGACCAGAGGGCCGGATATTCAAGATAGGGGGAATACCAATCTCGCAATACCAGCAGAGGTCCCTTTTCCGGGCCCGCGCCACGAGCCTTAGACAGGGTCATAGTAAAGTGATTCCAGCAAAGGCGGCCACCACGGCCGCACAGATGATGAGTTCGAGCGTCCAGAAGACCGCGACGAACTGCGGCTCCGTGACGCGCAGGGATTTCATGACGAGATGGGTCAGGGACTCAACGCGCCTCGGATATCTCAGGTATCCTTTCTCGTCCGGGAAGCCGTGGTTCCGGGCGCGGAAGTCGCCACGCAGTTTCAGGAAGAACTCTGCAATCATTGGTATGAAAATTATAACCGCGACTTCTTTTACCATTCCGTTAATCGCTCCCGCCGCCAGAGCCGCTCCCATGAAGAGCATCATCGTGTCGCCGGGGAAGACCCTCGCGGGGTAGTAATTGAAGTATATGAAGGCGAGCAGGGCCCCGAGAAGCGGGAGGAGGATGATGATTCCCTGCCAGCTCCCGCCAACTGCGCACATTATGATGATTGATATGCTCATTATTATCCCGAGCCCCGCGCCGAGGCCGTTGAAGCCCTCGAGCATATTTGCCGCGTTGGCGGCCGCGGTCATCATGAACGGCACTATCAGAAGCATCCAGTAGCCGAAGAAAACAGCCCCGGCCCACGGAAGATTGATCGGCTCGCCGACCATGTAGTAGCCCATCGGTATCGCGAAGAACGCCGGCAGGACGGCCTTGACGCGCTGGCGCAGGTCGAAGAGGTCGTCGAGGGCGCCGACGAGCGCCGCGCCCAGAATCGCAAACATTGATGCGAGGAGGAGCCGCGAGTCCGCGAGCTCCACGGGCTGGACGAATTTTGTCCAGCCGAGGGCGACGAAGAGGCCCGAGAAGAAGCCGATCAAAACCCCGACGCCGCCCATCTCCGCCACCTGCGGCCTCCCGGGCTTGTTCATGTCGGGGCCAGTGATTCCGTGGCGCGTCATCGTCCTGATGACGCCCGGCATTATGATGAGCGTCACCGCCAGCGAGGTGAGAAATCCGGCCAGCAACGCCTCAATCATCGCGGGTGCCCTCGGGTTTTTATGAGAATTTATTTATATAGTATTTAAATATGGCGAGAATTTTTATGGAATTTATTCACGGCATCCATCACGCGCCAGCTCAGAGCCCTCTCCGAATTCTCGCGAGGGCCTCCTTTAGGGGCGGGAGGTCGTTCTGGAGGACCCTCCAGACCATATCCAAGTCGATGCTTGAGTAGGAGTGAATCACAACATCCCTCAGCCCGGCGATGCGCCTCCACGGTATCTCCGGGTGGCGCTCGCGCAGCTCGCTCGGGACGCGGCCTCACCGATGATTTCCAGTCGCCTCAGGACGGCCTCCTGCACGGTGGGGTCCGCCATGAAACCGGCCCTGTCCATTCCGCGCAGATGGCGCTCTATCATCGCGATAGAGCCAAGCATATCCTCTAGATAAACGGCCGGATCCGGAATCAAGTCAGGACCACCTGCTCGGCGAGAATTCTGTCCCTGAGGAGTGGCTTTATGGTGCCGTACTCCACCAGGTCCACCGGGCGCCCGAGGGCGTCCTCGAGCTCCTGCTTGAGGCCGATGAAATCGAGGAGGCTGATGTCCTTTCCAACCTCTACCAGGATGTCTATGTCGCTGTCCTTCCTGTCCTCGCCCCTGACGAAGGAGCCGAAGAGGGCGGCCCTCCTGACCCCGTGCCTCTGCAGCACGGGCATTATCTTCCGCCTGATTTCATCGACTCTTTCGTCCAAATCTCTCGCTCCTGCCTCCTCCACGCTGGCACCACTCTCCGGCGGCCTTTCATTGACATTGGGTGTATATTAGCTTTGTTCATTTGACGGTGATGAGTAAGGACCAAGCTCCCACCCTTGTCGGGGGACAAAATCGCCCGGCCCAAATTCCCCCCGTCTCAGCCCGTGAAGGAATTCAAAGGTCAGTTCCCTTCCGACCGGCATTGCTGACCATTCAATAGTAACAGTGCTGCGATACCGGTTCCTTCGAGATCACCACCTCACCCGGTGAGTACCGGCGCGCCAGCTCCATGAGCCTTGCGACGTCACTATCGCAGGCAATTATCTCATCGTCCCTGAGCAGGACCCACTCGCCGGGCTCGGGTCTGGTCCTCTCTTTCATGTCGTCTATCTCCCATTAATTATCTATATCCTATAGTGAGTTTATATAAGAAACCTGCTAAAGCCGTATATTCTGGTTCTCAGAGCTCTGGCCAGCAGCGCTTCAATTATTTCTGATGCCTTCTGGGCTTCATGAGTAGTTGCTCATAAGCTATTTAAATATGCTGAGGCCCTTTCAATGCATCTGCGGAGGTTTGATCGCGCGCGGCCCATCAGGTCGGCCGACGCCGACCACCCCGGCCGAAAGCCCGCCTGACCCTATCTTTCTGGAGGAAAATAATGCCCGCGATAATGTCCCGCTCGTTTATTTCCTTTCAATCAATGATTCAAAATATTGGTGCTCAATATCATTCCATTCGATTTCTGCAAAAATTTTATCAACATCTATCTCCTGTGAAATATCGGTTATTCTAAATGCCCAGAAGAATTTTTTTGTTCCCGCATGAAAATTAATCGCATTTGACTGGAGTTTTTTTAAATCTTTTTCGCATTCTTTTTTAAAGCCTCTAAGACTTTTTGGACTTAAACCAGTTTTCCAATGCCTCATAAATTTTAATTCTATCGCATAATCGATTTTCACTTCATTGACATTAATATTACCATCAAAATCATTTATAATAGCTAAATCGAGCAGTCCTGCCCAATTTCGAGGTTTGTAAGATAATACAATAGGGAACTCACGATGAAGTCTTTTAATAAGCAGGGGCTCGACATCTAAAATGGAATGAAAAAGAAATCCTTGTAGATCCTCCTCTTTCCATACCACAAATGGCGAAATCCGAAAATATTCTACTAATCTTCGTTTTGCCTCATCTAATACTTCGTCGATTGTTTTCATGGAATATTTTCTAATTTTCTTAATAATTTATATGGCCCACATCATTTCTATTAGACCTATTAAGAGATTACCAGAAATTTATTTTGGAATTAACAAAGTATCGGCAGCCGAATCGAGCAGGGCCTCATAATGCATCGGCTGTATTTTATCATTATAAAGCTGATTTCGAAGTAAAAGATAGAGCTGCGATGTTGGTATTCACTGTTTTTTCAGTCCGGGAAATATGAATATAAAAGCAGCTGATCTTTTAGCACCCCATCCACGCCCTCACACCACCCCCTCCGCCTCCAGCGCGTCCGCGCACCTGCGCGCCGCGTTTCCGTCCCCGTAGGGGCTCGGGCTCCTCGGGACGCGGTGGCTGTTGGTCCACCAGACCAGCACCCGCCCCAGAACCCCCCTGACCTCCGTGCCCGCGAGGACGCAGTAGCCCGCGCGCACCGCCTCCGGCCTCTCCGTGGAGGTCCTGAGGACGAAGCACTTCTTCCTCATCGACGGCGCGGTGACCTCCTCCTGCACGCCGCCGCTGTCCGTGAGGACGAAGGCGGAGCGCTTCATCAGGGCGAGGAAGTCCATGTAGCCCACGGGGTCCGTGACGACGACGTCCTTCGAGCGCCTCAGGCTCCTCCCGAGCCCCGCGCGCCTCGCCATCTTCCTTGTCCGGGGGTGGAGGGGCAGGACCACGGGCAGGGGGCAGCGCTGGAATATCGTGATGAAGTTCGAGAGCGTCCGCGGGTCGTCGACGTTCTCGCTCCTGTGCACCGTCGCGAGAATGTACCTTCCGGGCTCGAGCCCGAGCCGCGAGGTGATGTCGCTCCTCCTGAGCGCCTCCGGCAGGCATTGCTCGATCGCGTCGATGACGGTGTTGCCGGTCACGTGTATCCTGCCGCGGACCCTCTCGCCGCGCAGGGTCCTCTCGTTCAGTTTCGTCGGCGCGAGCAGCACGGACGACAGATGGTCCGCGAGCCTCCTGTTCCTCTCCTCCGGCATCCTGTCGTCATAGGACCTGAGCCCCGCCTCGAGGTGGACCACGGGAATTCCCATCTGGGCAGCCGCGAGCGCGCCCGCGAGCACCGTGTTCGTGTCGCCCTCGACCAGAACCGCGCGCGGCCTGCAGCGCCCGAAGATTCTCTCGAGCCCCCAGAGCGCCCTCGCGGTCTGCCGGGTGGCGGAGCCCCCGCCGATGTCCAGGAACTCGAGCTCGCGGACGTAGCCCAGCTCCCTGAGGAAGACCTCCGACATCTCGCGCGAGTAGTGCTGCCCAGTGTGGACGAGTCTGAAGGGATGCCCTCGCCTCTCGAGCTCGTGAACGAGCGGCGCGAGCTTGACTATCTCGGGCCTGGTGCCGAGGACGATGGTCAGGCCCTCGCCCCTTCCCGCCGCGCCCGTTTCCCGCGCGCCGCGCGGCGGCCCGGGAGACCACTGCAGCTCCCCCGCGACCGCGGAATCAGCCCCCTCCGTCGCGCATCCTGTGCTCCCGGGGGACCTCGCCGATTCTTCGCGCAGGGACGCCCGCGACCATCTCGCCCTCGCCGACGTCCCTCGTCACCACGGCTCCGGCCGCCACGAGAGAGTCCCTCCCGACGACCACGCCGGGGAGTATCGTGGCGTTGGCCCCCACGCGAGCCCCCCGGCATATCCTGGGCCCCGCGAGCCTCGCCCCGCCCCTGCCCATGTACTTGTCGTTGGTCAGGCAGGCGCGCGGCCCCAGAAAGGCGTCGTCCTCGATGACCGTGTTCGTCGGGACGTAGACGCCCGTTTGAAGCGAGACCCTCTCGCCCACGGTGCACCCGTCCTCGACCACGACGCCGGTCCCGATCAGCGTTCCGGCGCCGACGCGTGTCCCCTCGCGCACGAGCCAGAAATGCCCCGTCACCACCCCGGCCCCAAGCTCCGCGCCGGAGTAGAGGACGCCGAAGTCTCGCAGGACGCAGCCGTCGCCGACCACCGCGCCCGCGAGCTGGTCGAGCCTGCCCTCGAGCAGGAGGGATCTCTCGGCCTTGCCCGGGTGCCCGATCACAACGCTCTCGGCGATATAGCAGCCCTTCCCTATCCTAGATTTTCCGTAGACTCTGGCCATTCAGCCCGCGCCTCCCAGCCCGCGCAGCCGCGCGCGCGGGGGCGGAATCACGCCCCCGCCATCCCCGCCAGCGATCCGCTCTGGCGCGCCCCCCGCTCCCGGCGATGCGTTCAGACGCTTCGGCTCCGGGGCGGCGCGCCTGCGGGTGAGATCGGGCGCTCTCATATCAGCGCTTCCAGCACCGCGCGCGGCAGCTTTCTGTTGAGCATCCTGAGGAGCCTGATGAATTCCCTCCTTCTGAGCTCGGCGCACCTGCACCTCCTCCCGTCGCAGTCTATTGCGTGCGGGTGGGCGAAGAGCTCCCTGCGCTCCAGATACCTCACGATCAGCCTTATCTGGGCCTTCGTGAACCTAGGTATGTCGGAGCCCCTCTTGTTCTCCCTCTCGATGTAGCGGTTCACCTTTGCGAGACAGTTCGTGAAGTAGCCAAGCATCCATTCCTCCCGGGTGGGGTGCGGGCCCGCCTACTCCTCCTCTTCAGAAGCTCTGCGGTACTTCAGCTCGTCAACGACCCCGAGAATCTCTCGTTTGAGCACCGGAAGGTCCTCCCTTATCGCTCTCCAGACCGCGCGCGGGTCCATCCTGAACTCAGCGCCCTCGAGCTCGGGGCCTAGAGACGCGAGTCTGGTCCACGGGACCTCCGGCCTGGCCGACGTGAACTCGTATGGAAGCGACCGGAGGCAGCGTGAGAGCCTGTGGAGCGCGCGCAGAATGGTGTCGAGCTCTCCGTGCCTTCTGAGCCACTCCGCCTCGTCGATTTCTCTCGTTGCCTCATCTATTCTCGACAGCTCACTCATAATCTCAAGGAGGGTCAACTCGAGCTCTCGCCTCATGGACCCCCGCTAACCCGGGCTCCTCCGCAGGAGGCGGGGGCCGGCACTTGAGAGGTGCGCCCTTCCCCGCCTCCCTCTGACGAAAGCGAGGCCCCAACGGAGATGGAGATTCATTTCTTCCTGCCCGTGGCGGCCGCGGCCGCCTCGCGGGCCCTCTTCTTCTTCAGCCACTCCCAGTACTGGACCCACGCCGGCTGCCTCTTGACCTCCTCCTCTTTCGGCGGGGGCTCGGGCGTGGCGGCCCTCTCGAGCACCCAGAAGGGCAGGTCTGGCCTGATCTTGTGAATCGCGACGAAGAAAATGTCCAACTGGGCCGAGCGAGTCATCTGGTATCTGTCTTCGAAGTCCTGCACCTTCTCGATCTCGGCGATGATCAGCCTCTGCTGGGCTTGAGTGAGCTTCCCGTGGGAGAGAGCAATGTTGTAGTTGATTCTGTGCAGGAGGTTCGTGAACCATCCGAGCAGCTTCGCCTTGTCGCTGGAGACGTTCTTCAGCGCCCCGCACTTTTTGCAGTAGGGGAAGCGCTGTATCGGGACCCTGGTGACCCTCCTGTCGAGTGGTGGAGAGAAAACCCTCTCGAAACTGTCGCAGTCCTCGTGCGCACAGCTCCCGGTCTTCCGGGGCGCCCGATTCTGAAGGCTTTGGTCCATCGAGAGGGCCACCTGCGCACGTCCCCCCTCGTTTATCACAGCCCACTCCAGTGGGGCTCAATATTAGGGGGGCGGCTCTCGTCCCGTATGAGCTTGTGTATATCCGAGACCTTATTTATAATTGTCGGGCGGGCTCCCGGCCCCGGGGCGGCAGGCACTCGACCCTCATCAGCCCGTACTTCCTCTCCGCCCTGAAGCGCACCCCGGAGAGCGCCTCGAGGACTCTCATCCCGGTCTCGAGGTGGCTGCTGACGCTCCTGACAGTGAAGGCGCCCCCGCCTCCGAGAGCCATGTAGGGGAGAATCTGGTCCGCGGCGTGGACGTCCACCGACGCCTGCGACCTGAGCTCGAGGACGAGCTCCCTGCCCGCGAGCGCGCCGACGTTCTCGGCCCTGAGTCCCCTCTCGCCCAGAGCGCAGGCGCCGAGCACGGAGTGCTCCGTTCTGGCCCACATCGTGATTCCCGCTCCCGGGTCCCCCCCCGCCACCACCTCCTCCTCGACCTTCACTGGCGCGGGGAGCGACTGAACCTCTTTGAGGGCGCTCTCGCGCATCCTTCGCGCGATGTCGGCTGGGAGACCGACCACGTGCGCCCTCCCCCCGAGCGCCTCGAGCCGCCCCGCGCCCTCGACCCTGAAGGCCGAGGGTTTGGCGGGCCTGATGAGAGCCCTCATCTCGCCACCGCCGCGCGGGTAGTGCCCCCTGCGCACGGTCTGTACCTCCGCCCCCACGCCCATCTTCGCCAAGAGGGGCGAGAGGACGTTGATAATGTAATCGGCGGAGGGGGACCTCCGGACGTCGGTGCCGCCGGTGACGCGCAGGGACACCTCGGAGGGCGCGAACGCCGCGGCGAGCATCGCGGACTGGAGCACCAGAGGTATGCTCCCCGCGGTCCCCACGTCGGCCCTGAAGTCTCCGCCCTTGAGAGGGCCGGGCCTGAAAGTCAGGGTCGACGAGCCCACAGAGTTTCCATCGACCCGCGCCCCGCACATCTCCGCCACCAGCGACACTGCCGCGACGTGCTGGGCCGCGAGGCCCGGGTTCTGCCTCCGGGCGCGGATGTTGACGACCCTGAGCTCGACCCCCGTGGCGGCGGCGGCCGCGACCGCGAGTCGGACGATCTGGCCCCCGCCCTCGCCCCTCGAGCCGTCTATCTCGATCATATAACCAGCTTGACGTCTACTCTGTTATGGCCATAAATGCTTTGCGACGCGGGCCTCAGCGCAGCGAGAGGGGGTCCAGAGCGCGCCCAAAGGGCTCGAGGCCGAAGAGCACCGAGAGCTCGAGAGTCAGGGCGCTCCGGGAAACGACCTCGAGCCTCCTGCGCATCACGAGCGAGGCCTGAATCGCCGCGCCGGCCTCGAGCCTCCATCGCTTGTCGTAGTCTGCGGAGGTTCCCGTCCCGGCCGCGATAGCCGCCGCGGCCCGGCCCGCCACGCTCCCGCATATCGCGGCCGTCGCGAGGCCCCAGCCATGAAAGGGGAGGTTTTGGCCCGCGGCGTCGCCCGCAAGCAGCACCCTGCCCGAGGCCGCACCGGGGACCGGCCCCGAGACCGGCAGGAAGCCCTCGGTCTCCGCCCTCGGTCTCTCGGCGACGCCGAGCGCGTACAGAAGAGCCTCGAGCCTCCTCCTGAGGCTTCGGCCGGGCCCGAGCTCTATGCCTATGTTCGCCCCGCCCGCGCGCGGCACCAGCCAGCCGTGCCCCCCGGGGAAATCCGGGCCATAGAAGAAGCGTGCCTCGCGCCCGAAGTCGCCCGCGGCGGTGAACTGGAGGCAAGGATGGAGGATAGGGGCCCCCGCCCCGAGCGAGCGCCGGACGGCGGACATCGGCCCGTCCGCGCCGACGATAGCGCGAGCCTCGAGCTCGCCCTCGTCCGTCTCGACGCCGCGGACCTCGCCGCCCGGGCCGCGGGCCAGCCCCCTGACCCTGCTGGAAGTCCTGAGCTCTGCTCCCGCCTCCTTCGCCAGCCGCGCGAGGTGCCTGTCGAACCGGGCCCTCCAGAGGGCGAAGCCGGTGAAGGCGAGCCTTCTGGACCTGCGCGATGGGGGGACGAGCGCGGCGCTCTCGATCACGAGTGAGATGCACTCGCCCGGCGGGTCTAGGAGCTCCTCGAGACACTTCGCCCTCGGAAATGCTGCCTTGAGGAATGGGAGAGAGGGCAGGAGTTCCGCACTGCGGACTGGGACGCCGATGTCGTCCCTGGCCTCGAGCAGCAGCGTTCGGGCGCCCGAGAGGGCCGCGCTCCTGGCGGCGCAGCAGCCCGCCGGGCCCGCGCCCACCACGATGACGTCGAAGTCGCTCATGGTCTCCGGCCCGAACCCCGCGCGCCCCGGTCGTTTCTCCTACCAGAGAGCTCCCGGAGGCGCCTCGAGTGCTGCTCGCAGAACGCGGCTCGGGTCACCTGCGCCTCCACGAGCTGCTCCTGCCAGTGGGCGTTGAAGAGCCTGCAGCCCTCGCGATCGCAGAAGGGCTCGCCTGTCATGAAATAGAAAACCGCCTGCGCCGCCAGCCCGCAGACCACCTGCGGCATTCGCGGGTCGTCGTGGTCGAGGAAGCGGCCGATGTATTTCCTCCGGGCATCCTCGTCGCTCAGGCCCGTCATGCGCGCGATATAGTAGCCCCGGGGTTTTGCCGGGCCCTCGACCGCGCCCGTTGTTGACACGATGGACGGGAAGCCGCAGAGCAAGCTGCGCGCGTGGTAGCGGCAGTCGGCACTGTCCCATGTCAAGGGGAGGAGCGAGGTCAGGACGATGTGAGCGCTCCGGGGCCGGTATACACGGGAGCCGAGCTCGCCGGCCAAAAGAGCCATCAGGCCTGTACCCGAGAGCGGGAGGGAGGTCCTGTCCTCGGGGGAGCCCTCGCCGCGGAGAATTCTCGTCATCGCCGCGAGCTCGCGAGGGCCGTAGTCCGCGCAGGTCCCGATTCTGCCCGGGTCTGGAATTCTGAGCCTCAGGAGTTTTCTCGCGAGCCTCCCGAGCTCGCTGTCGGGTATGAGGCGGCGGACAGAGCACGAGAGCGCGGGTCCGAAGGTGCTCCGGACGAAGTCCACGACCGGTCTTGCGTCAAGCCCGCAGCCGAGGTCGTAGAGGACAGCCCTCCATCTCTCCGCCGACATAGGCCCCGTCCGCATGGAAGAACGAGGGCTTAAAGGTTGAGGGTGGGAGGAGGAACTCTGGTCAGGCTCGCGTGCGGTCGGGGGCTGCCGGGGGCGAGCGGCTGACGATATATACTTTGCGCCCGGCGGGAAAAAAAGAAATAATGGACCGGGGATGATGATGCGGGGTGTGCGGGTCTGGAGAAGGGTTGGCCTCTCTTGTTTGCTCTCCTGCTTCTCGCGTCCGGCGGCGCGGGTGAGGCGGTCTCATGCTGGGATAAAAGGGACGGAGGTTGCGCCGCCGGCCCCCGGGACATGCTCGACGAGGGCGGCCTCTACTGGCGGGATGACGTGCAGCTCACGAACGACAGTGCCGAGGAGCAAGCCCCGGTCATTCTCGATTACAGTGGCCTCTGGTGCTTCGTGTGCTGGCACAGCGGAGGCGGGCACTATCTTAAAAAAATAGACAGACTGGGGGGGGAGGTCTTTTCCGGAAAGCTCATCGTCAGCGCCCCCCTGCCCACCCAGCACAACGGCCAGCCGCTCGAGAGGGCAGGGATCGACTCTGGGGGGAGCCTCCATTACGTCTGGAGGGGAGAAAACTGGTATCACCTCTACTACCAGAAATTCGATGGCGACGGCCGCGCGCTCTGCCCGCCCGTCAACCTCTCCGGCATTGACAACATGCCCCATGTGCTCACCGTTGCGGTTGGAAAGAACCGCACCGCCTACTTCGCCCACGAGGTCGAGGGCGGGGACAGCGTGAAGCTCGGGTGGGTGGACGCAAATTTCAACGTCCACAGTCGCTACATGGTGACATCCTCCGCCGAGGGCGTGGTGCTGGGCGCCGACGGCGAGGGGTCTCTGCACGTCATCACCCGCTCCTCCATCAGCAACGGATATCTATCTCACACGCGCCTGAGCCCGGAGGGCAGCCTCGAGGTCGCGGCGCACATTGTTGAGATCCCGGTCCCGGGGAACGCGTGGAAGGCCCCGATGCCACAGCTTGTAATCGGACGGGACAGGGCGATTCATCTGCTTCAGGCGAGCGCGCTCTCGGGGCAGAGGAACCTATACTACACAAAGCTCGACCGGTCGGGGGTGAAGCTTGTGAACGACATCACCATCTCCACGTCCGCCGCGGACTACGGCGACCTATGCACCGACCCCGCCGGAAACGTGTACATTGTCTGGGGCGACGCCGGGAACGGCGAGCTCTACTATGTTCGAATCGAGAGGAACAACGAGAACGAGACCCTGAGCCCGGTCAGGCTCACCTTCAGCGACGGCCCGGACACCGACCCGCGAATCTCCGCGGACGGAAACGGTGGCCTCCACATCGTCTGGAGGGCCCTCAGGGACGGCCGGTGGGACTTATATTACAAATACGCGGACCCCTCGGGTGTCAGACTATTTATGATTCCCGAGGAGCAGTGCGGGCTCAACTTGATACGACCCGGCGAGACTAAATGGGCCAACCTGACGGTTCTCAACACGGGCGCGTTCAACGACACCGCCCTCCTGAGCATCGCCCTCGAGAGCCACGGCAGGCAGGGCTGGGCCGTATCCCTATCGGAGGAGTCCGTGGAGCTCGGGCCCTTTGAAATGAAGCAG
The genomic region above belongs to Thermoplasmata archaeon and contains:
- the wecB gene encoding UDP-N-acetylglucosamine 2-epimerase (non-hydrolyzing); this translates as MREESARSPGSTGCATEGADSAVAGELQWSPGPPRGARETGAAGRGEGLTIVLGTRPEIVKLAPLVHELERRGHPFRLVHTGQHYSREMSEVFLRELGYVRELEFLDIGGGSATRQTARALWGLERIFGRCRPRAVLVEGDTNTVLAGALAAAQMGIPVVHLEAGLRSYDDRMPEERNRRLADHLSSVLLAPTKLNERTLRGERVRGRIHVTGNTVIDAIEQCLPEALRRSDITSRLGLEPGRYILATVHRSENVDDPRTLSNFITIFQRCPLPVVLPLHPRTRKMARRAGLGRSLRRSKDVVVTDPVGYMDFLALMKRSAFVLTDSGGVQEEVTAPSMRKKCFVLRTSTERPEAVRAGYCVLAGTEVRGVLGRVLVWWTNSHRVPRSPSPYGDGNAARRCADALEAEGVV
- the rtcA gene encoding RNA 3'-terminal phosphate cyclase: MIEIDGSRGEGGGQIVRLAVAAAAATGVELRVVNIRARRQNPGLAAQHVAAVSLVAEMCGARVDGNSVGSSTLTFRPGPLKGGDFRADVGTAGSIPLVLQSAMLAAAFAPSEVSLRVTGGTDVRRSPSADYIINVLSPLLAKMGVGAEVQTVRRGHYPRGGGEMRALIRPAKPSAFRVEGAGRLEALGGRAHVVGLPADIARRMRESALKEVQSLPAPVKVEEEVVAGGDPGAGITMWARTEHSVLGACALGERGLRAENVGALAGRELVLELRSQASVDVHAADQILPYMALGGGGAFTVRSVSSHLETGMRVLEALSGVRFRAERKYGLMRVECLPPRGREPARQL
- a CDS encoding DapH/DapD/GlmU-related protein, which codes for MARVYGKSRIGKGCYIAESVVIGHPGKAERSLLLEGRLDQLAGAVVGDGCVLRDFGVLYSGAELGAGVVTGHFWLVREGTRVGAGTLIGTGVVVEDGCTVGERVSLQTGVYVPTNTVIEDDAFLGPRACLTNDKYMGRGGARLAGPRICRGARVGANATILPGVVVGRDSLVAAGAVVTRDVGEGEMVAGVPARRIGEVPREHRMRDGGG
- a CDS encoding HepT-like ribonuclease domain-containing protein, giving the protein MRRELELTLLEIMSELSRIDEATREIDEAEWLRRHGELDTILRALHRLSRCLRSLPYEFTSARPEVPWTRLASLGPELEGAEFRMDPRAVWRAIREDLPVLKREILGVVDELKYRRASEEEE
- a CDS encoding NAD(P)/FAD-dependent oxidoreductase; translated protein: MSDFDVIVVGAGPAGCCAARSAALSGARTLLLEARDDIGVPVRSAELLPSLPFLKAAFPRAKCLEELLDPPGECISLVIESAALVPPSRRSRRLAFTGFALWRARFDRHLARLAKEAGAELRTSSRVRGLARGPGGEVRGVETDEGELEARAIVGADGPMSAVRRSLGAGAPILHPCLQFTAAGDFGREARFFYGPDFPGGHGWLVPRAGGANIGIELGPGRSLRRRLEALLYALGVAERPRAETEGFLPVSGPVPGAASGRVLLAGDAAGQNLPFHGWGLATAAICGSVAGRAAAAIAAGTGTSADYDKRWRLEAGAAIQASLVMRRRLEVVSRSALTLELSVLFGLEPFGRALDPLSLR
- a CDS encoding nucleotidyltransferase family protein, yielding MEEAGARDLDERVDEIRRKIMPVLQRHGVRRAALFGSFVRGEDRKDSDIDILVEVGKDISLLDFIGLKQELEDALGRPVDLVEYGTIKPLLRDRILAEQVVLT